Part of the Corynebacterium efficiens YS-314 genome is shown below.
TGAGAGTCTTCCAGAGGAAACCGACCATGACGTAGTTGATGAAGTCGCCAGCTGTCGCGATACCGATGACGGGGGCGGCGATGGCGCAGAAGAGCAGGGTGTCACCGAATTCACCGACAACGGTGGATCCGAGCAGGCGCGCCCAGAGGCCTTTTTCACCGGTGCGTTTCTTGATCGCGACCAGGACATAGGCGTTGAGGAGCTGGCCGACGACATATCCTGCCAGGGATGCGAGCACGATCTGCGGGATGAGGCCGAGGGTGGCTTCGAAGGATTCCTGGCCGTCCCAGAAGCTGGCGGCGGGCAGCCAGATGGCGATGTAGAAGGAGACGACGGCGATGATGGTGACCAGGAAGCCGGTCATGATGGCGCGTCGGGTGGCTTTGAGTCCGTAGCATTCAGCGAGGACATCGCCGATGATGTACGCGGCGGGGAAGAGGAAGAAGGCGCCGTCGGTGATCAGCGGGCCGATTTCAACGCCCTTGGAGGCGGTGATGTTGGAGATCAGGAAAATCGCGGTGAACAGTGCGACCAGAACGGGGTACAGGCTGGCCTGCACGGGGATGAACTGGGCTTTACCGGACGTGGGGGTTGCTGCGGCAACTGCCACGCCCTGCCCAGGCGTGTGTGTATCGTTGTCATTTTTCACGTCCACCACCTTAAACCGCGGGGTAACTGTTGCTGAAATGCGGGATGGACACCGGTTCCATCCGAACCCCATCCGGCCTGTCACGGTTAATGTGTAGTCCATGGCCGGAAGATATGCTCCCTCACCGAGTGGTGATCTCCACTTCGGTAACCTCCGTACCGCCCTGCTGGCGTGGGTGTTCGCTCGCCACGACGGTCGGGATTTCCTCATGCGCGTCGAGGACATCGATGAGCAGCGTTCCACGATGGAATCAGCGGAGCGTCAGCTGTCAGATCTGTCCATGTTGGGGCTGG
Proteins encoded:
- a CDS encoding queuosine precursor transporter; this translates as MDYTLTVTGRMGFGWNRCPSRISATVTPRFKVVDVKNDNDTHTPGQGVAVAAATPTSGKAQFIPVQASLYPVLVALFTAIFLISNITASKGVEIGPLITDGAFFLFPAAYIIGDVLAECYGLKATRRAIMTGFLVTIIAVVSFYIAIWLPAASFWDGQESFEATLGLIPQIVLASLAGYVVGQLLNAYVLVAIKKRTGEKGLWARLLGSTVVGEFGDTLLFCAIAAPVIGIATAGDFINYVMVGFLWKTLIEVVLLPVTYAVIAWVKRREGYGTH